A single window of Ovis aries strain OAR_USU_Benz2616 breed Rambouillet chromosome 24, ARS-UI_Ramb_v3.0, whole genome shotgun sequence DNA harbors:
- the DOC2A gene encoding double C2-like domain-containing protein alpha isoform X4, with the protein MRGRRGDRMAINIQEHMAINVCPGPIRPIRQISDYFPRRGPGLEVGGGGFGEAPAHLAPLALAPPAALLGATTPEEGAEVDSYDSDDTTALGSLEFDLLYDQASCTLHCSILRAKGLKPMDFNGLADPYVKLHLLPGACKANKLKTKTQRNTLNPVWNEDLTYSGITVDDITHKVLRISVCDEDKLSHNEFIGEIRVPLRRLKPSQKKHFNICLERQLASPSSMSAALRGISCYLKELEQVEQGPGLLEERGRILLSLSYSSRRHGLLVGIVRCAHLAAMDVNGYSDPYVKTYLRPDVDKKSKHKTCVKKKTLNPEFNEEFFYDMELSTLATKTLEVTVWDYDIGKSNDFIGGVSLGPGARGEARKHWSDCLQQPDTALERWHTLTSQLPPAAGALPSA; encoded by the exons ATGAGGGGCCGCAGGGGCGACCGCATGGCCATCAACATCCAGGAGCACATGGCCATCAACGTGTGCCCCGGGCCCATCCGGCCCATCCGCCAGATCTCCGACTACTTCCCCCGCCGGGGACCTGGCCTCGAAGTGGGTGGCGGGGGCTTCGGAGAGGCCCCTGCTCATCTGGCCCCCCTGGCCCTGGCCCCCCCGGCGGCCCTCCTTGGGGCCACCACGCCTGAGGAGGGAGCCGAGGTGGACAGCTACGACTCGGATGATACCA ctGCCCTGGGCTCCCTGGAGTTTGACCTTCTCTACGACCAGGCTTCCTGCACTCTGCACTGTAGTATCCTCAGGGCTAAG GGCCTCAAGCCCATGGATTTCAATGGCCTGGCCGACCCCTATGTCAAGCTGCACCTGCTGCCTGGAGCCTGCAAG GCCAATAAACTAAAAACTAAGACTCAGAGGAACACGCTGAATCCTGTGTGGAACGAGGACCTGACGTATAGCGGGATCACGGTTGATGACATCACGCACAAGGTGCTCAG GATCTCTGTCTGTGATGAAgacaagctgagccacaacgaGTTCATCGGGGAGATCCGAGTACCCCTCCGCCGCCTCAAGCCTTCACAGAAGAAGCATTTTAACATCTGCCTGGAGCGCCAG CTGGCCTCACCCTCTTCCATGTCTGCGGCGCTGAGGGGCATCTCCTGTTACCTGAAGGAG CTGGAGCAGGTGGAGCAGGGGCCGGGGCTGCTGGAAGAGCGTGGGCGCATCCTGCTGAGCCTCAGCTACAGCTCTCGGCGCCACGGGCTGCTGGTGGGCATCGTGCGCTGCGCCCACCTGGCTGCCATGGACGTCAATGGCTACTCCGACCCCTATGTCAAGAC GTACCTGAGGCCGGATGTGGATAAGAAATCCAAGCATAAAACATGCGTGAAGAAGAAGACTCTCAACCCAGAATTTAATGAG GAGTTCTTCTACGATATGGAGCTCTCCACTCTGGCCACCAAGACTCTGGAAGTCACAGTCTGGGACTATGACATCGGCAAATCCAACGACTTCATCG GTGGCGTGTCCCTGGGGCCAGGCGCCCGGGGAGAGGCCCGGAAGCACTGGAGCGACTGTCTGCAGCAGCCGGACACAGCCCTGGAGCGCTGGCACACTTTGACCAGCCAGCTGCCCCCCGCGGCTGGGGCTCTGCCCTCAGCCTGA
- the INO80E gene encoding INO80 complex subunit E isoform X2: MNGPADGEVDYKKKYRNLKRKLKFLIYEHECFQEELRKAQRKLLKVSRDKSFLLDRLLQYENVDEDSSDSDATASSDNSETEGTPKLSDTPAPKRKRSPPLGGAPSPSSLSLPPSTGFPLQASRAPSPYLSSLASPTYPPFPSDYLALQLPEPSPLRPKREKRPRLPRKLKMAVGPPDCPVGGALTFPGRGSGAGVGAALAPLPPPKMPPPTILSAVPRQMFSDAGSGDDALDGDDDLVIDIPE; the protein is encoded by the exons ATGAACGGACCGGCGGACGGTGAAGTGGACTACAAGAAGAAATACCGGAATCTGAAGCGAAAACTCAAATTCCTCATCTAC GAACACGAGTGCTTCCAGGAGGAACTGAGGAAGGCGCAGAGGAAATTGCTGAAGGTGTCCCGGGACAAGAG TTTCCTCCTAGACCGACTTCTGCAGTACGAGAACGTGGATGAAGACTCTTCTG ACTCTGATGCCACTGCATCTTCAGACAACAGCGAGACAGAGGGGACACCCAAGTTGTCAGACACACCTGCCCCTAAGAG GAAGAGAAGCCCTCCGCTGGGGGGCGCTCCCTCCCCTTCcagcctctccctgcctccttcaACAGGGTTTCCCCTTCAGGCCTCGAGGGCCCCCTCCCCATACCTGAGCTCG CTGGCTTCCCCCACCTACCCCCCATTCCCTTCTGACTACCTGGCCCTGCAGCTGCCCGAGCCCAGCCCCCTGAGGCCCAAGCGGGAGAAACGGCCCCGCCTGCCCCGGAAACTCAAG ATGGCGGTGGGACCCCCCGACTGCCCTGTGGGAGGGGCGCTGACCTTCCCAGGCCGGggctctggggctggggtgggggcagccttggcccccctacccccacccaagATGCCCCCCCCCACGATCCTGAGCGCCGTCCCTCGGCAGATGTTCAGCGACGCGGGCAGCGGGGACGACGCCCTGGATGGGGACGATGACCTGGTGATCGACATCCCGGAGTGA
- the DOC2A gene encoding double C2-like domain-containing protein alpha isoform X2 has translation MRGRRGDRMAINIQEHMAINVCPGPIRPIRQISDYFPRRGPGLEVGGGGFGEAPAHLAPLALAPPAALLGATTPEEGAEVDSYDSDDTTALGSLEFDLLYDQASCTLHCSILRAKGLKPMDFNGLADPYVKLHLLPGACKANKLKTKTQRNTLNPVWNEDLTYSGITVDDITHKVLRISVCDEDKLSHNEFIGEIRVPLRRLKPSQKKHFNICLERQLASPSSMSAALRGISCYLKELEQVEQGPGLLEERGRILLSLSYSSRRHGLLVGIVRCAHLAAMDVNGYSDPYVKTYLRPDVDKKSKHKTCVKKKTLNPEFNEEFFYDMELSTLATKTLEVTVWDYDIGKSNDFIGEGGACRVVPDGGQPGSQPGPDLACLCCSPGGVSLGPGARGEARKHWSDCLQQPDTALERWHTLTSQLPPAAGALPSA, from the exons ATGAGGGGCCGCAGGGGCGACCGCATGGCCATCAACATCCAGGAGCACATGGCCATCAACGTGTGCCCCGGGCCCATCCGGCCCATCCGCCAGATCTCCGACTACTTCCCCCGCCGGGGACCTGGCCTCGAAGTGGGTGGCGGGGGCTTCGGAGAGGCCCCTGCTCATCTGGCCCCCCTGGCCCTGGCCCCCCCGGCGGCCCTCCTTGGGGCCACCACGCCTGAGGAGGGAGCCGAGGTGGACAGCTACGACTCGGATGATACCA ctGCCCTGGGCTCCCTGGAGTTTGACCTTCTCTACGACCAGGCTTCCTGCACTCTGCACTGTAGTATCCTCAGGGCTAAG GGCCTCAAGCCCATGGATTTCAATGGCCTGGCCGACCCCTATGTCAAGCTGCACCTGCTGCCTGGAGCCTGCAAG GCCAATAAACTAAAAACTAAGACTCAGAGGAACACGCTGAATCCTGTGTGGAACGAGGACCTGACGTATAGCGGGATCACGGTTGATGACATCACGCACAAGGTGCTCAG GATCTCTGTCTGTGATGAAgacaagctgagccacaacgaGTTCATCGGGGAGATCCGAGTACCCCTCCGCCGCCTCAAGCCTTCACAGAAGAAGCATTTTAACATCTGCCTGGAGCGCCAG CTGGCCTCACCCTCTTCCATGTCTGCGGCGCTGAGGGGCATCTCCTGTTACCTGAAGGAG CTGGAGCAGGTGGAGCAGGGGCCGGGGCTGCTGGAAGAGCGTGGGCGCATCCTGCTGAGCCTCAGCTACAGCTCTCGGCGCCACGGGCTGCTGGTGGGCATCGTGCGCTGCGCCCACCTGGCTGCCATGGACGTCAATGGCTACTCCGACCCCTATGTCAAGAC GTACCTGAGGCCGGATGTGGATAAGAAATCCAAGCATAAAACATGCGTGAAGAAGAAGACTCTCAACCCAGAATTTAATGAG GAGTTCTTCTACGATATGGAGCTCTCCACTCTGGCCACCAAGACTCTGGAAGTCACAGTCTGGGACTATGACATCGGCAAATCCAACGACTTCATCGGTGAGGGAGGAGCCTGCCGGGTGGTGCCCGATGGAGGGCAGCCTGGCAGCCAGCCAGGCCCTGATCTTGCCTGCCTCTGCTGCTCCCCAGGTGGCGTGTCCCTGGGGCCAGGCGCCCGGGGAGAGGCCCGGAAGCACTGGAGCGACTGTCTGCAGCAGCCGGACACAGCCCTGGAGCGCTGGCACACTTTGACCAGCCAGCTGCCCCCCGCGGCTGGGGCTCTGCCCTCAGCCTGA
- the INO80E gene encoding INO80 complex subunit E isoform X4 — MNGPADGEVDYKKKYRNLKRKLKFLIYEHECFQEELRKAQRKLLKVSRDKSFLLDRLLQYENVDEDSSDSDATASSDNSETEGTPKLSDTPAPKRKRSPPLGGAPSPSSLSLPPSTGFPLQASRAPSPYLSSLASPTYPPFPSDYLALQLPEPSPLRPKREKRPRLPRKLKRAHSGCSAEEELELGEAEGRDSS, encoded by the exons ATGAACGGACCGGCGGACGGTGAAGTGGACTACAAGAAGAAATACCGGAATCTGAAGCGAAAACTCAAATTCCTCATCTAC GAACACGAGTGCTTCCAGGAGGAACTGAGGAAGGCGCAGAGGAAATTGCTGAAGGTGTCCCGGGACAAGAG TTTCCTCCTAGACCGACTTCTGCAGTACGAGAACGTGGATGAAGACTCTTCTG ACTCTGATGCCACTGCATCTTCAGACAACAGCGAGACAGAGGGGACACCCAAGTTGTCAGACACACCTGCCCCTAAGAG GAAGAGAAGCCCTCCGCTGGGGGGCGCTCCCTCCCCTTCcagcctctccctgcctccttcaACAGGGTTTCCCCTTCAGGCCTCGAGGGCCCCCTCCCCATACCTGAGCTCG CTGGCTTCCCCCACCTACCCCCCATTCCCTTCTGACTACCTGGCCCTGCAGCTGCCCGAGCCCAGCCCCCTGAGGCCCAAGCGGGAGAAACGGCCCCGCCTGCCCCGGAAACTCAAG AGAGCTCACTCTGGCTGCAGTgcggaggaggagctggagctggGAGAGGCTGAAGGCAGGGATTCCAGTTAG
- the INO80E gene encoding INO80 complex subunit E isoform X3 produces MNGPADGEVDYKKKYRNLKRKLKFLIYEHECFQEELRKAQRKLLKVSRDKSFLLDRLLQYENVDEDSSDSDATASSDNSETEGTPKLSDTPAPKRKRSPPLGGAPSPSSLSLPPSTGFPLQASRAPSPYLSSMAVGPPDCPVGGALTFPGRGSGAGVGAALAPLPPPKMPPPTILSAVPRQMFSDAGSGDDALDGDDDLVIDIPE; encoded by the exons ATGAACGGACCGGCGGACGGTGAAGTGGACTACAAGAAGAAATACCGGAATCTGAAGCGAAAACTCAAATTCCTCATCTAC GAACACGAGTGCTTCCAGGAGGAACTGAGGAAGGCGCAGAGGAAATTGCTGAAGGTGTCCCGGGACAAGAG TTTCCTCCTAGACCGACTTCTGCAGTACGAGAACGTGGATGAAGACTCTTCTG ACTCTGATGCCACTGCATCTTCAGACAACAGCGAGACAGAGGGGACACCCAAGTTGTCAGACACACCTGCCCCTAAGAG GAAGAGAAGCCCTCCGCTGGGGGGCGCTCCCTCCCCTTCcagcctctccctgcctccttcaACAGGGTTTCCCCTTCAGGCCTCGAGGGCCCCCTCCCCATACCTGAGCTCG ATGGCGGTGGGACCCCCCGACTGCCCTGTGGGAGGGGCGCTGACCTTCCCAGGCCGGggctctggggctggggtgggggcagccttggcccccctacccccacccaagATGCCCCCCCCCACGATCCTGAGCGCCGTCCCTCGGCAGATGTTCAGCGACGCGGGCAGCGGGGACGACGCCCTGGATGGGGACGATGACCTGGTGATCGACATCCCGGAGTGA
- the DOC2A gene encoding double C2-like domain-containing protein alpha isoform X3, translated as MRGRRGDRMAINIQEHMAINVCPGPIRPIRQISDYFPRRGPGLEVGGGGFGEAPAHLAPLALAPPAALLGATTPEEGAEVDSYDSDDTTALGSLEFDLLYDQASCTLHCSILRAKGLKPMDFNGLADPYVKLHLLPGACKANKLKTKTQRNTLNPVWNEDLTYSGITVDDITHKVLRISVCDEDKLSHNEFIGEIRVPLRRLKPSQKKHFNICLERQVPLASPSSMSAALRGISCYLKELEQVEQGPGLLEERGRILLSLSYSSRRHGLLVGIVRCAHLAAMDVNGYSDPYVKTYLRPDVDKKSKHKTCVKKKTLNPEFNEEFFYDMELSTLATKTLEVTVWDYDIGKSNDFIGGVSLGPGARGEARKHWSDCLQQPDTALERWHTLTSQLPPAAGALPSA; from the exons ATGAGGGGCCGCAGGGGCGACCGCATGGCCATCAACATCCAGGAGCACATGGCCATCAACGTGTGCCCCGGGCCCATCCGGCCCATCCGCCAGATCTCCGACTACTTCCCCCGCCGGGGACCTGGCCTCGAAGTGGGTGGCGGGGGCTTCGGAGAGGCCCCTGCTCATCTGGCCCCCCTGGCCCTGGCCCCCCCGGCGGCCCTCCTTGGGGCCACCACGCCTGAGGAGGGAGCCGAGGTGGACAGCTACGACTCGGATGATACCA ctGCCCTGGGCTCCCTGGAGTTTGACCTTCTCTACGACCAGGCTTCCTGCACTCTGCACTGTAGTATCCTCAGGGCTAAG GGCCTCAAGCCCATGGATTTCAATGGCCTGGCCGACCCCTATGTCAAGCTGCACCTGCTGCCTGGAGCCTGCAAG GCCAATAAACTAAAAACTAAGACTCAGAGGAACACGCTGAATCCTGTGTGGAACGAGGACCTGACGTATAGCGGGATCACGGTTGATGACATCACGCACAAGGTGCTCAG GATCTCTGTCTGTGATGAAgacaagctgagccacaacgaGTTCATCGGGGAGATCCGAGTACCCCTCCGCCGCCTCAAGCCTTCACAGAAGAAGCATTTTAACATCTGCCTGGAGCGCCAGGTTCCG CTGGCCTCACCCTCTTCCATGTCTGCGGCGCTGAGGGGCATCTCCTGTTACCTGAAGGAG CTGGAGCAGGTGGAGCAGGGGCCGGGGCTGCTGGAAGAGCGTGGGCGCATCCTGCTGAGCCTCAGCTACAGCTCTCGGCGCCACGGGCTGCTGGTGGGCATCGTGCGCTGCGCCCACCTGGCTGCCATGGACGTCAATGGCTACTCCGACCCCTATGTCAAGAC GTACCTGAGGCCGGATGTGGATAAGAAATCCAAGCATAAAACATGCGTGAAGAAGAAGACTCTCAACCCAGAATTTAATGAG GAGTTCTTCTACGATATGGAGCTCTCCACTCTGGCCACCAAGACTCTGGAAGTCACAGTCTGGGACTATGACATCGGCAAATCCAACGACTTCATCG GTGGCGTGTCCCTGGGGCCAGGCGCCCGGGGAGAGGCCCGGAAGCACTGGAGCGACTGTCTGCAGCAGCCGGACACAGCCCTGGAGCGCTGGCACACTTTGACCAGCCAGCTGCCCCCCGCGGCTGGGGCTCTGCCCTCAGCCTGA
- the HIRIP3 gene encoding HIRA-interacting protein 3, translating into MARENEMQEFTRSFFQGHPDLSTLTHSIVRRRFLAHAGRDHLEPEEKQALKRLVEEELLKMQVDEASAKEERLRVGKKAKRSSAPCRDPERKRFRFNSESEPSSAAPSPDRLSPSAKNGMAADVTPTKDESPNQASKKATESSDEEQQRDLNAKIRLEKEVVKESSEEEEEGSARKRKVWKEESSEEEEKESKGRTRKKPGTKTKQAPGKASGSRKQAREESEDSEEEPAQGPGKKGAKSHQESAKESEEETLTKKKENREEEEDWKPTAQSSGGKRSVREERSCKQKSRAAGLLGDQGEREEQKEKAAASSGDSSEEDEEPLVQRKRKDRTQGKGGKRQSGSSKEDGEDSPRKVKRTTGKTAKEGSISGEASDSEKEVSNSEAEGSPKKERKNRSSKKSSKKGRTRSSSSSSIDGSPERKGRKAGSGRSDEDHPAVRRLKRYIRACGAHRNYKKLLGSCRSHKERLSVLRAELEALGMKGNPSLEKCRALKEQREEAAEVASLDINNIISNSDRPRRRTAWNPSGEAAPPGELYCRTLDSDEERPRPPPPDWSRLRGIISSDGESN; encoded by the exons ATGGCGCGGGAGAATGAGATGCAGGAGTTCACCCGTAGCTTCTTCCAAGGCCACCCGGACCTCAG CACGCTTACGCACTCCATCGTGCGGCGGCGATTCTTGGCTCACGCGGGCCGCGACCACCTGGAACCTGAGGAGAAGCAGGCACTGAAGCGGCTGGTGGAGGAGGAGCTGCTGAAGATGCAG GTGGATGAAGCGAGTGCGAAAGAAGAGAGGCTTCGCGTTGGCAAAAAGGCGAAGAGGTCTTCCGCCCCTTGCCGTGACCCAGAGAGAAAAAGGTTCCGTTTCAATTCAGAGTCAG AGCCCAGCTCTGCAGCCCCCAGTCCAGACCGCCTCAGCCCCTCAGCAAAGAATGGGATGGCAGCAGATGTCACTCCAACCAAGGATGAGAGTCCAAATCAGGCCTCAAAGAAAGCAACTGAGAGCAGTGATGAGGAACAGCAGAGGGACCTGAATGCAAAGATCAGATTAGAgaaggaggtggtgaaggagagcagtgaggaggaggaagagggctctgccagaaagagaaaggtctGGAAAGAAGAGAGcagtgaggaggaggaaaaggagtcCAAGGGCAGGACTAGGAAGAAGCCTGGGACAAAGACCAAGCAGGCACCAGGCAAGGCCTCAGGCAGtaggaagcaggctagggaggAGAGTGAGGACAGCGAGGAGGAACCTGCCCAGGGGCCGGGAAAGAAAGGCGCtaagagccaccaggaaagtgcaAAGGAGAGTGAGGAGGAGACCCTaaccaagaagaaagagaacagagaagaagAAGAGGACTGGAAACCCACAGCCCAGAGCAGTGGAGGGAAAAGATCAGTTCGGGAGGAGAGGAGCTGTAAGCAGAAAAGCAGGGCAGCAGGACTGCTGGGAGaccagggggagagagaggaacagaaggaaaaagcCGCAGCAAGCAGTGGTGATAGCAGTGAGGAAGATGAAGAGCCCCTAGTACAGAGGAAGCGCAAAGACAGGACCCAGGGAAAGGGTGGGAAAAGGCAGAGTGGAAGCAGCAAGGAGGATGGAGAAGACAGCCCGAGGAAGGTGAAACGAACTACTGGCAAGACAGCCAAAGAGGGCAGCATCAGTGGTGAGGCAAGCGACTCGGAGAAGGAAGTGAGTAATAGCGAGGCAGAGGGGAGCCccaagaaggagaggaagaaccGCTCTTCCAAGAAGAGCTCCAAGAAAGGCAGGACACGaagttcctcctcctcttccatagatggcagtccagaACGTAAAGGCAGGAAG GCTGGCTCTGGTCGCTCTGATGAGGACCACCCCGCTGTGAGGAGGCTCAAGCGCTACATCCGGGCCTGTGGCGCCCATCGAAACTACAAGAAGCTGCTGGGTTCCTGCCGCTCACACAAGGAACGCCTGAGTGTTCTCCGGGCGGAGCTGGAAGCCCTGGGCATGAAGG GTAACCCTTCCTTAGAGAAGTGTCGGGCTCTGAAGGAGCAGCGGGAAGAGGCAGCCGAGGTGGCCTCTTTGGACATTAACAACATTATCAGCAATTCAG ACAGGCCACGCAGACGCACAGCCTGGAACCCTTCAGGAGAAGCAGCCCCACCAGGGGAGCTATACTGCAGGACCCTGGACTCAGACGAAGagcggccccgccccccgcccccagactGGTCACGTCTGCGGGGCATCATCAGCAGTGATGGCGAGAGCAACTGA
- the INO80E gene encoding INO80 complex subunit E isoform X1 gives MNGPADGEVDYKKKYRNLKRKLKFLIYEHECFQEELRKAQRKLLKVSRDKSFLLDRLLQYENVDEDSSDSDATASSDNSETEGTPKLSDTPAPKRKRSPPLGGAPSPSSLSLPPSTGFPLQASRAPSPYLSSLASPTYPPFPSDYLALQLPEPSPLRPKREKRPRLPRKLKVPCLGDIREGPERQDSHLREAQDGSRLGAWPRTMKDLCGTAPKGPAQGWVLRVGSQKSWLLQHQSSQAQPRGMQSKDCWGQAPFHRCSVIPGSHRGGMELWNLE, from the exons ATGAACGGACCGGCGGACGGTGAAGTGGACTACAAGAAGAAATACCGGAATCTGAAGCGAAAACTCAAATTCCTCATCTAC GAACACGAGTGCTTCCAGGAGGAACTGAGGAAGGCGCAGAGGAAATTGCTGAAGGTGTCCCGGGACAAGAG TTTCCTCCTAGACCGACTTCTGCAGTACGAGAACGTGGATGAAGACTCTTCTG ACTCTGATGCCACTGCATCTTCAGACAACAGCGAGACAGAGGGGACACCCAAGTTGTCAGACACACCTGCCCCTAAGAG GAAGAGAAGCCCTCCGCTGGGGGGCGCTCCCTCCCCTTCcagcctctccctgcctccttcaACAGGGTTTCCCCTTCAGGCCTCGAGGGCCCCCTCCCCATACCTGAGCTCG CTGGCTTCCCCCACCTACCCCCCATTCCCTTCTGACTACCTGGCCCTGCAGCTGCCCGAGCCCAGCCCCCTGAGGCCCAAGCGGGAGAAACGGCCCCGCCTGCCCCGGAAACTCAAGGTACCCTGTTTGGGGGACATTAGGGAGGGGCCAGAACGGCAGGACAGCCATCTGAGGGAGGCTCAAGATGGCTCTAGGCTGGGGGCCTGGCCTAGAACTATGAAGGACTTATGTGGGACTGCTCCCAAgggcccagcccagggctgggtgCTGAGGGTTGGGTCCCAAAAGTCCTGGCTCCTGCAACACCAGTCCAGTCAAGCCCAGCCTCGGGGGATGCAGAGTAAAGACTGCTGGGGCCAAGCTCCTTTTCACAGGTGTTCTGTTATCCCAGGGAGCCACCGAGGAGGGATGGAGTTGTGGAATCTAGAATGA
- the DOC2A gene encoding double C2-like domain-containing protein alpha isoform X1 yields the protein MRGRRGDRMAINIQEHMAINVCPGPIRPIRQISDYFPRRGPGLEVGGGGFGEAPAHLAPLALAPPAALLGATTPEEGAEVDSYDSDDTTALGSLEFDLLYDQASCTLHCSILRAKGLKPMDFNGLADPYVKLHLLPGACKANKLKTKTQRNTLNPVWNEDLTYSGITVDDITHKVLRISVCDEDKLSHNEFIGEIRVPLRRLKPSQKKHFNICLERQVPLASPSSMSAALRGISCYLKELEQVEQGPGLLEERGRILLSLSYSSRRHGLLVGIVRCAHLAAMDVNGYSDPYVKTYLRPDVDKKSKHKTCVKKKTLNPEFNEEFFYDMELSTLATKTLEVTVWDYDIGKSNDFIGEGGACRVVPDGGQPGSQPGPDLACLCCSPGGVSLGPGARGEARKHWSDCLQQPDTALERWHTLTSQLPPAAGALPSA from the exons ATGAGGGGCCGCAGGGGCGACCGCATGGCCATCAACATCCAGGAGCACATGGCCATCAACGTGTGCCCCGGGCCCATCCGGCCCATCCGCCAGATCTCCGACTACTTCCCCCGCCGGGGACCTGGCCTCGAAGTGGGTGGCGGGGGCTTCGGAGAGGCCCCTGCTCATCTGGCCCCCCTGGCCCTGGCCCCCCCGGCGGCCCTCCTTGGGGCCACCACGCCTGAGGAGGGAGCCGAGGTGGACAGCTACGACTCGGATGATACCA ctGCCCTGGGCTCCCTGGAGTTTGACCTTCTCTACGACCAGGCTTCCTGCACTCTGCACTGTAGTATCCTCAGGGCTAAG GGCCTCAAGCCCATGGATTTCAATGGCCTGGCCGACCCCTATGTCAAGCTGCACCTGCTGCCTGGAGCCTGCAAG GCCAATAAACTAAAAACTAAGACTCAGAGGAACACGCTGAATCCTGTGTGGAACGAGGACCTGACGTATAGCGGGATCACGGTTGATGACATCACGCACAAGGTGCTCAG GATCTCTGTCTGTGATGAAgacaagctgagccacaacgaGTTCATCGGGGAGATCCGAGTACCCCTCCGCCGCCTCAAGCCTTCACAGAAGAAGCATTTTAACATCTGCCTGGAGCGCCAGGTTCCG CTGGCCTCACCCTCTTCCATGTCTGCGGCGCTGAGGGGCATCTCCTGTTACCTGAAGGAG CTGGAGCAGGTGGAGCAGGGGCCGGGGCTGCTGGAAGAGCGTGGGCGCATCCTGCTGAGCCTCAGCTACAGCTCTCGGCGCCACGGGCTGCTGGTGGGCATCGTGCGCTGCGCCCACCTGGCTGCCATGGACGTCAATGGCTACTCCGACCCCTATGTCAAGAC GTACCTGAGGCCGGATGTGGATAAGAAATCCAAGCATAAAACATGCGTGAAGAAGAAGACTCTCAACCCAGAATTTAATGAG GAGTTCTTCTACGATATGGAGCTCTCCACTCTGGCCACCAAGACTCTGGAAGTCACAGTCTGGGACTATGACATCGGCAAATCCAACGACTTCATCGGTGAGGGAGGAGCCTGCCGGGTGGTGCCCGATGGAGGGCAGCCTGGCAGCCAGCCAGGCCCTGATCTTGCCTGCCTCTGCTGCTCCCCAGGTGGCGTGTCCCTGGGGCCAGGCGCCCGGGGAGAGGCCCGGAAGCACTGGAGCGACTGTCTGCAGCAGCCGGACACAGCCCTGGAGCGCTGGCACACTTTGACCAGCCAGCTGCCCCCCGCGGCTGGGGCTCTGCCCTCAGCCTGA